One genomic window of Paenisporosarcina antarctica includes the following:
- a CDS encoding tryptophan transporter, with amino-acid sequence MNTKNLVLMSLLVSVGAALYLVIPGFSGGMKPDFMLTMMFIGILLFPKISHVFLLAITTGVISGLFSTFPAGFIPNVVDKFITAFVFFAVVVALKHFATKLPIAVALTAIGTLFSGVIFLSVAIFVLGVDLPIPFSGLVIGVVLPTVALNAIAFFFIFPIVTQLVKRSKFDTALSN; translated from the coding sequence ATGAATACAAAGAATTTAGTGTTAATGTCCCTATTAGTTAGTGTAGGTGCAGCATTGTACTTAGTTATTCCAGGATTTAGTGGTGGGATGAAACCAGACTTTATGTTAACAATGATGTTTATTGGAATTCTACTATTTCCCAAAATATCGCATGTATTTTTATTAGCTATCACTACAGGCGTAATATCTGGACTGTTTTCAACTTTCCCAGCAGGATTTATTCCAAATGTCGTTGATAAATTCATTACAGCATTTGTATTTTTTGCAGTAGTTGTCGCGTTGAAACATTTTGCAACTAAACTTCCTATTGCAGTAGCACTTACAGCAATTGGCACATTATTTTCAGGAGTTATTTTCTTATCCGTTGCAATTTTTGTACTAGGTGTAGATTTACCGATACCATTTAGTGGACTAGTTATCGGTGTCGTACTGCCAACTGTAGCATTAAATGCCATCGCATTTTTCTTTATTTTCCCAATTGTTACTCAATTGGTAAAGAGATCGAAATTCGATACAGCACTTTCAAACTAA
- a CDS encoding DUF3298 and DUF4163 domain-containing protein: MDLPVAVGYRILQKQTPKVNVYYPFVLGLANLQAEMKINSAIVSTLNKTMIELGYHDSNLIEMVGQFEIKTNERNILSLTLTVYAFTGGAHGMTIVKSLTFDVTTGKQYELKDLFKPESNYVTILSSIIQQKIKDWEIQLLGEFTTIRPDQDFYLADHSLVIYFQLYEITPYVWGFPYFPIPILDIQEIIQPNGPLEKLLPF; the protein is encoded by the coding sequence TTGGATTTACCAGTTGCAGTTGGCTATCGAATACTTCAAAAACAAACGCCAAAAGTTAACGTTTATTATCCATTTGTATTAGGTCTGGCCAATCTTCAGGCGGAAATGAAGATAAACTCAGCCATTGTTTCTACATTAAATAAGACAATGATTGAGCTTGGATATCATGATTCAAACCTCATAGAAATGGTTGGTCAATTTGAAATCAAGACAAATGAAAGAAATATTTTAAGCTTAACCCTCACCGTTTATGCTTTCACTGGTGGCGCACATGGAATGACCATTGTTAAATCTTTAACGTTTGATGTTACGACAGGCAAACAGTATGAATTAAAGGACTTATTCAAGCCTGAAAGTAATTATGTCACCATTTTATCGTCTATCATTCAACAGAAAATTAAAGACTGGGAAATCCAACTTCTTGGAGAGTTTACTACAATAAGACCTGATCAAGATTTCTACCTTGCCGACCATTCACTGGTTATCTATTTCCAACTGTATGAAATTACACCATACGTTTGGGGATTCCCATACTTCCCTATTCCCATCCTCGACATTCAAGAAATTATCCAACCAAATGGACCGCTCGAAAAATTATTGCCTTTTTGA
- a CDS encoding YtxH domain-containing protein: MKASTFFIGLVTGVVAGTATVLFSTPQSGSDLRSNFKTASSDWKEKLSEVKFQISDLKESIAGLSKEAKTKVPQTIDDLKESVQEWQTKTGPIQENLQTEITSIQMALEELEKSLAKNQKDTSPAI; this comes from the coding sequence ATGAAAGCATCTACATTTTTTATTGGTCTAGTAACAGGTGTTGTAGCAGGTACAGCTACGGTCTTATTCTCTACACCTCAATCTGGTAGCGACTTGCGTTCGAATTTCAAAACAGCATCATCTGATTGGAAAGAGAAACTTTCTGAAGTGAAATTTCAAATTAGTGATTTAAAAGAATCGATTGCTGGTTTATCCAAAGAAGCAAAAACGAAAGTTCCACAAACAATTGATGACTTAAAAGAGTCCGTTCAAGAATGGCAAACTAAAACAGGTCCGATTCAAGAAAATTTACAAACTGAGATTACCTCAATTCAAATGGCATTGGAAGAACTAGAAAAATCGTTAGCCAAAAACCAAAAAGATACTTCACCCGCTATCTAA
- a CDS encoding HIT family protein, which produces MSDCLFCKIVEGSIPSTKVYEDEHVLAFMDIMPLTKGHTLLIPKKHHENVYEMSSEEAGQLFSVAPKIAESLKASFQPAGLNLMNNNGASAGQSVFHFHLHFIPRYDQTDGFKAVWQTKEKQYTSEMFAQYAEQIRLNLNK; this is translated from the coding sequence ATGAGTGATTGTTTGTTTTGCAAAATTGTAGAAGGTTCAATTCCAAGTACAAAAGTTTATGAAGATGAGCATGTATTAGCCTTCATGGATATTATGCCCCTTACAAAAGGACATACATTACTAATACCAAAAAAACATCATGAAAATGTGTATGAAATGTCTTCTGAAGAAGCAGGACAATTATTTTCTGTTGCGCCTAAAATTGCAGAATCACTTAAAGCTTCTTTCCAACCAGCTGGCTTAAATTTAATGAATAACAATGGTGCTTCTGCTGGACAAAGTGTATTCCATTTCCATCTTCATTTCATTCCAAGATATGATCAGACGGATGGTTTTAAAGCTGTATGGCAAACAAAAGAAAAACAATACACGAGTGAAATGTTTGCCCAATATGCAGAACAAATTCGATTAAATCTAAACAAGTAA
- a CDS encoding ABC transporter ATP-binding protein, translating to MNVLEVSAVTGGYTRKPIIHDLSFSIAPGELVGLIGLNGAGKSTTIKHIIGLMNPKDGEIRINEVTMEEDMDTYRSSFSYIPETPVLYDELTLKEHLELTAMAYGLDNAMLAARSEVLLKEFRMEKRLNWFPSHFSKGMRQKVMIMCAFLVNPSLYIIDEPFVGLDPLGIQSLLDQMNEKKKSGASVLMSTHILSTAERYCDRILLLHNGRIRAQGTMNDLRVAFNMPLATLDDLYIAMTKERDNEEPA from the coding sequence ATGAACGTATTAGAAGTAAGTGCAGTAACTGGTGGATATACTCGCAAACCAATTATTCATGATTTGTCTTTTTCTATTGCACCTGGTGAATTAGTCGGTCTCATCGGACTAAATGGAGCAGGGAAAAGTACAACAATTAAACATATTATTGGTTTAATGAATCCAAAAGATGGAGAAATCCGTATAAACGAAGTGACTATGGAAGAAGACATGGATACTTATCGATCTTCATTTTCCTATATTCCAGAAACACCTGTTTTGTATGATGAATTAACACTAAAGGAACATTTAGAACTAACAGCTATGGCCTATGGATTAGATAATGCAATGCTTGCTGCACGATCAGAAGTGTTACTAAAAGAGTTTCGCATGGAGAAACGATTAAATTGGTTTCCATCCCACTTTTCAAAAGGGATGCGCCAAAAAGTCATGATTATGTGTGCATTTCTAGTAAATCCTTCTTTATATATTATCGACGAGCCATTCGTGGGACTTGATCCACTGGGTATTCAATCTTTGCTTGATCAAATGAACGAAAAGAAAAAATCTGGTGCATCGGTGCTAATGTCTACGCATATTTTATCTACAGCTGAACGCTATTGCGATCGAATTTTGTTATTGCATAATGGTCGAATACGTGCACAAGGGACAATGAACGATTTAAGAGTAGCATTTAACATGCCACTAGCTACTCTTGATGACTTATACATTGCGATGACTAAGGAGCGAGACAATGAAGAACCTGCATGA
- a CDS encoding ABC transporter permease yields the protein MKNLHDVWHIRFLHYVNELQKYLKYVFTGHLAIVIVFVLGAGGYQYSEWLKTVSSDFPGTWLVAFVIGVLLAFSIPTTLIREPDQVYLLPLETKLMTYMKKALSWTFWSQLFVVVVPFIVALPLLSQVSKVQPKTLGLVFILILLMKWWNVQVEFAFRWSNRGQGIWGDRIVRALVSIAILASAFTMNPLYIALLIIPIVFYYISWTRHLKGQPFPYEHFVEVEQNRMLRFYRFANYFTDVPHIQGSIHRRAWLNVLYGLVPSHQKNAQDYLVFRTFVRTDDTFYLWLRLTLLSALGAAFIGIPIVVMVFVGALSFASAIQIKQALSASSEFRMDMLFPIDENARSKGILKLVRVVQVLQALIVLVTVVIVGGEHVSLYALPIVVLIVSEITLKMSN from the coding sequence ATGAAGAACCTGCATGACGTGTGGCATATACGTTTTCTTCATTATGTAAATGAACTTCAAAAATACTTGAAATATGTATTCACGGGTCATCTTGCAATTGTCATTGTGTTCGTTCTTGGAGCAGGTGGTTATCAATATAGTGAATGGTTGAAAACAGTATCAAGTGATTTTCCAGGTACGTGGTTAGTAGCGTTCGTTATCGGCGTGTTACTTGCGTTTAGTATTCCAACAACATTGATTCGTGAACCAGACCAAGTGTACCTACTTCCACTTGAAACGAAATTAATGACATATATGAAAAAGGCATTATCCTGGACGTTTTGGTCACAACTTTTTGTCGTGGTCGTGCCATTTATTGTGGCACTCCCTTTATTGAGTCAAGTAAGTAAAGTTCAGCCAAAGACACTAGGCCTTGTATTTATCCTTATATTGTTAATGAAATGGTGGAACGTGCAAGTGGAATTTGCATTTAGATGGTCCAATCGAGGACAAGGGATATGGGGGGATCGCATTGTTCGTGCTTTAGTATCTATCGCTATACTTGCTAGTGCGTTCACGATGAATCCGCTGTATATTGCGTTGCTGATAATTCCTATTGTATTTTATTACATTTCGTGGACTCGTCATTTAAAAGGACAACCTTTTCCTTATGAACACTTTGTGGAAGTGGAACAAAATCGAATGTTACGTTTTTATCGATTTGCAAATTATTTTACTGATGTTCCTCATATTCAAGGAAGCATTCACCGTCGTGCTTGGCTTAATGTCTTATACGGATTAGTGCCAAGTCATCAGAAAAATGCTCAAGACTATTTGGTGTTCAGAACTTTCGTGCGAACGGATGACACGTTTTACTTATGGCTGCGTTTAACTTTACTGTCAGCTTTAGGAGCAGCGTTCATTGGTATTCCAATAGTTGTCATGGTTTTTGTTGGTGCGTTGTCATTTGCTTCTGCAATTCAAATCAAGCAAGCACTGTCAGCATCCAGTGAATTCAGAATGGATATGCTTTTCCCAATTGATGAAAATGCTAGGAGTAAAGGTATTCTAAAACTGGTACGTGTTGTGCAAGTCTTGCAAGCTTTGATTGTACTAGTGACTGTCGTGATAGTCGGGGGAGAACATGTGAGTTTATATGCATTGCCGATTGTTGTTTTAATTGTAAGTGAGATTACCTTAAAGATGAGTAATTAA